Proteins found in one Acidimicrobiales bacterium genomic segment:
- a CDS encoding DmsC/YnfH family molybdoenzyme membrane anchor subunit, with translation MPLEAGQQYRFGFDMGACIGCHSCEVACAEQNGLPPDTVWRRVGEIEGGDHPETRRFHLSMACNHCLEPTCLSGCPTNAYVKLDNGVVQHQADECIGCQYCTWNCPYSVPAFQPDRRIVTKCDMCLPRLSEGLAPACVNACPTEAITVEPVDVAAWRADHAAADGPNLPSADITLSTTRIALPEGVPLETFAASDHRLRPEDPHTPLIVLTLLTQLAVGASLAGARPLAALIAGMALVASLGHLGRPVHAWKALRNLRRSWLSREVALFGAYATAATAAVVVTAVAPLAPLLG, from the coding sequence TTGCCGCTGGAGGCGGGGCAGCAGTACCGGTTCGGGTTCGACATGGGCGCCTGCATCGGCTGCCACTCGTGCGAGGTGGCGTGCGCCGAGCAGAACGGCCTGCCACCCGACACGGTGTGGCGCCGGGTCGGGGAGATCGAGGGCGGCGACCACCCCGAGACCCGCCGCTTCCACCTGTCGATGGCGTGCAACCACTGCCTGGAGCCCACCTGCCTGTCGGGTTGTCCGACGAACGCCTACGTGAAGCTCGACAACGGGGTGGTGCAGCACCAGGCCGACGAGTGCATCGGCTGCCAGTACTGCACCTGGAACTGCCCCTACTCGGTGCCCGCCTTCCAGCCCGACCGGCGCATCGTCACGAAGTGCGACATGTGCCTGCCCCGCCTGTCGGAGGGCCTGGCGCCGGCCTGCGTGAACGCCTGCCCGACCGAGGCGATCACGGTCGAGCCGGTCGACGTCGCCGCCTGGCGGGCCGACCACGCCGCGGCCGACGGGCCCAACCTGCCGTCGGCCGACATCACCCTGTCGACCACCCGCATCGCGCTGCCGGAGGGCGTCCCCCTGGAGACCTTCGCCGCGTCGGACCATCGCCTCCGCCCCGAGGACCCGCACACGCCGCTGATCGTCCTGACGCTCCTCACCCAGCTGGCGGTGGGCGCCAGCCTGGCGGGGGCCCGGCCGCTGGCGGCGCTGATCGCCGGCATGGCGCTGGTGGCGTCGCTCGGCCACCTGGGGCGTCCGGTGCACGCGTGGAAGGCGCTGCGGAACCTGCGCCGCTCGTGGCTGTCGCGCGAGGTGGCGTTGTTCGGGGCCTATGCCACCGCCGCCACGGCTGCTGTCGTCGTGACGGCGGTGGCGCCCCTCGCCCCGCTGCTGGGG
- the nirD gene encoding nitrite reductase small subunit NirD, whose protein sequence is MTLPDAMRETWVDVVALAALTPGRGVAALVGGRQVAVFLVADGELFAVDNLDPFSGAHVMSRGIVGDRAGVPKVASPMYKQSFDLRTGRCLDDDTMALTTFPVRVTAAGQVQVALP, encoded by the coding sequence ATGACGCTGCCCGACGCGATGCGGGAGACCTGGGTCGACGTGGTGGCCCTCGCGGCGCTCACGCCGGGCCGTGGCGTCGCCGCGCTCGTCGGAGGGCGGCAGGTGGCGGTGTTCCTGGTGGCCGACGGCGAGCTGTTCGCGGTCGACAACCTCGACCCGTTCAGCGGCGCCCACGTGATGAGCCGCGGCATCGTCGGCGACCGGGCCGGCGTCCCCAAGGTGGCGTCGCCCATGTACAAGCAGTCGTTCGACCTGCGCACGGGCCGCTGCCTCGACGACGACACCATGGCGCTCACCACCTTCCCCGTGCGGGTCACCGCCGCCGGCCAGGTCCAGGTGGCCCTCCCGTGA